A single window of Acinetobacter wuhouensis DNA harbors:
- a CDS encoding LLM class flavin-dependent oxidoreductase, translating to MTNTSQKSTQKKQILLNAFDMNSVGHINHGLWTHPRDESHRFNELSYWTDLAKTLEAGLFDGLFIADITGVYDVYQNGIDLTLKESIQLPSHDPSTLVSAMASVTQNLGFGITVNLSYETPYQFARRFASLDHLTQGRIGWNIVTGYLDSAERLIGQKGLKDHDLRYEQAEEFLELCYKYWEGSWENDAIRKDKVNRIFTDPHKVHQIQHQGRFYQSEGVFQVSPSPQRTPVLFQAGASPRGLAFSTRHAECVFIGGDQPEKLKQQVNKIRELAVQQGRNPEDIKIFVGITVVTAETDVLAQQKLEEYASYASPEAGLAHFSSSVGINLAQYADDEAIPYRQTNSIASVNNKFKENKITPNDLKAQHKLGGRYPLIIGSGQTIAEKLIQLIDETGIDGFNLTRTVAPESHHDFIQYVIPELQQRGRFKTQYAQGSLRQKIFQHGDHLTALHPASHFRCQNSKDNSNTLNSTDAIPKQKQSA from the coding sequence ATGACAAATACATCTCAAAAATCAACGCAAAAAAAGCAAATTCTACTCAATGCTTTTGATATGAACAGCGTGGGTCATATCAATCATGGTTTGTGGACGCATCCTCGTGATGAATCACATCGTTTCAATGAGCTCAGTTATTGGACTGATCTTGCAAAAACCTTGGAAGCAGGATTGTTCGATGGTTTATTTATTGCCGATATTACAGGGGTCTATGATGTATATCAGAATGGTATAGATTTGACACTGAAAGAATCTATTCAATTGCCAAGCCATGATCCATCGACATTGGTTTCAGCGATGGCGAGTGTGACTCAAAACTTAGGTTTTGGAATTACAGTCAATCTAAGTTATGAAACGCCTTATCAATTTGCACGGCGCTTTGCGAGTTTAGATCATCTCACCCAAGGCCGTATCGGTTGGAACATTGTCACAGGGTATTTGGACAGTGCCGAGCGTTTAATTGGTCAAAAGGGTTTAAAAGACCATGATCTGCGCTATGAACAAGCCGAAGAGTTCTTAGAGCTTTGCTATAAATATTGGGAAGGTTCTTGGGAAAATGATGCGATTCGTAAAGATAAAGTAAATCGAATTTTCACTGATCCTCATAAAGTCCATCAGATTCAACATCAAGGTCGTTTCTATCAAAGTGAGGGGGTATTCCAAGTTTCACCCTCGCCACAACGCACGCCTGTACTGTTTCAAGCAGGTGCATCACCTCGTGGTTTGGCCTTCTCTACCCGACATGCCGAATGTGTGTTTATTGGCGGTGACCAACCTGAAAAGCTCAAACAGCAGGTTAATAAAATTCGTGAATTGGCTGTGCAACAAGGTCGCAACCCTGAGGACATTAAAATCTTTGTCGGTATTACAGTCGTCACCGCTGAAACGGATGTATTGGCACAGCAAAAACTTGAAGAATATGCAAGTTATGCAAGCCCTGAAGCAGGTTTGGCGCATTTCTCAAGTTCAGTGGGGATTAATCTCGCGCAATATGCAGATGATGAAGCGATTCCTTATCGTCAAACCAATAGCATTGCATCGGTGAATAATAAGTTTAAAGAAAACAAAATCACGCCAAATGATTTAAAAGCACAGCACAAACTTGGCGGACGTTATCCACTGATCATCGGGAGTGGTCAAACCATTGCTGAAAAACTGATTCAACTGATTGATGAAACAGGGATTGATGGTTTTAACCTGACGCGCACAGTAGCACCTGAATCACATCATGACTTTATTCAATATGTGATTCCAGAACTCCAACAACGGGGACGATTTAAGACTCAATATGCGCAAGGCTCTTTACGCCAAAAAATCTTTCAACATGGCGATCATCTTACAGCGCTACACCCTGCTTCACATTTTCGATGTCAAAACTCAAAAGATAACTCGAACACATTAAATAGCACAGATGCAATACCTAAGCAAAAGCAAAGTGCTTAA
- a CDS encoding SfnB family sulfur acquisition oxidoreductase yields MTTFQNIYKSEHTETVANLGFGKAHIIKTDAEALEIAEALSVQFKERAIQRDAERLLPFEEIEAFSQSGLWAITVPKQYGGAEVSSLTVAKIIALLSGVDGSIGQIPQNHFYALEVLRNNGTETQKQKFYAEVLAGARYGNALAEFKTKTAAQKHTQIAQAQNQHGFVVNGEKFYCTGSLFAHRIPTLVRDAEDREYLAFISADAQGVQRINDWTGFGQKTTGSGTVKFNQVFVEAEDVVRFDRAFSEPTLVGPFAQIMHAAIETGIARAAFEETIQSVKKARAWVDAKVESADQDPLTIYELGRVAADVRASEVLLKQAAQSIDLAKPHPTAENIAKASIDVAKVRAHSTETALKASSKLIELAGSRGSQRVDGLDRHWRNARVHTLHDASRWKYYFIGNYVLNNILPPRRGTL; encoded by the coding sequence ATGACCACTTTTCAAAATATTTATAAGTCTGAACACACTGAAACCGTTGCAAATCTAGGCTTTGGCAAAGCACATATAATCAAAACTGATGCAGAGGCTTTAGAGATTGCCGAAGCCTTAAGTGTGCAATTTAAAGAACGTGCGATTCAACGAGATGCTGAACGTCTTTTGCCTTTTGAGGAAATTGAAGCCTTTAGCCAATCAGGTTTATGGGCAATTACAGTACCAAAGCAATATGGTGGTGCGGAAGTTTCCAGTCTGACTGTGGCGAAAATCATTGCACTTTTGAGTGGTGTAGATGGTTCAATCGGACAAATTCCGCAGAACCATTTTTATGCTTTGGAAGTACTGCGCAATAATGGCACAGAAACGCAAAAGCAAAAGTTCTATGCCGAAGTACTCGCAGGTGCGCGTTATGGCAATGCATTGGCAGAGTTTAAGACCAAAACCGCAGCGCAAAAACATACCCAAATTGCGCAAGCTCAAAATCAGCATGGCTTTGTGGTGAATGGTGAAAAATTCTATTGCACAGGCAGCTTATTTGCACATCGTATTCCAACGCTTGTCCGTGATGCAGAGGATCGTGAATACCTTGCTTTTATTTCAGCCGATGCTCAAGGCGTTCAACGTATCAATGATTGGACAGGTTTTGGACAAAAAACGACAGGTAGCGGTACGGTTAAATTCAATCAAGTTTTTGTTGAAGCAGAAGATGTAGTGCGTTTTGATCGCGCATTTTCCGAACCCACCTTGGTCGGTCCTTTTGCGCAAATCATGCATGCTGCAATTGAAACAGGCATCGCCCGAGCTGCATTTGAAGAAACCATTCAAAGTGTGAAAAAGGCACGGGCTTGGGTCGATGCCAAAGTAGAAAGTGCAGATCAAGATCCATTAACCATTTATGAATTGGGTCGTGTAGCAGCTGATGTTCGAGCAAGTGAAGTACTCCTCAAACAAGCGGCTCAATCGATTGATCTAGCAAAGCCTCATCCAACTGCTGAGAATATTGCCAAAGCTTCAATCGATGTCGCAAAGGTTCGTGCGCACAGTACAGAAACAGCGCTCAAAGCATCATCGAAATTAATTGAACTTGCAGGAAGTCGAGGCAGTCAGCGTGTGGATGGCTTAGATCGTCATTGGCGCAATGCTCGTGTACATACCTTGCATGATGCATCTCGTTGGAAATATTACTTTATTGGAAATTATGTGCTGAACAATATTCTTCCACCACGCAGAGGGACATTGTAA
- a CDS encoding SfnB family sulfur acquisition oxidoreductase → MSTLNSTANIFIIENDQQAINAAYQVADFALVERNIRDQQRILPVDVIDDFSHKGLGGIRIAKKYGGAEVSNKTLVQVFRILSKADASVGQIPQNQFGLLNAIEQIATEPQKQFIYGEILKGKRLANGGPERHSKDTTAITTRLDKIEDQYLLNGEKFYSTGSYFADYLAIRALHPEGYTVLTIIDAKAKGVEILNDWDGFGQRTTASGTVRLNNVVVHPDLIMKEHVLADLSKYRGAYSQLIQVAIDVGIAEAAFAETISTIHKARPIVDANVEKASFEAYTLQEVGKLNILLDASILLLDEAAEYLDQLDSQEIVTPEEASKASIIVAEAKVYANDAALHISEKLIELGGSRSSLETHNLDQHWRNARVHTLHDPVRWKFYAIGNFYLNGVQNQRHAWI, encoded by the coding sequence ATGTCTACTTTAAATTCAACAGCCAATATTTTTATTATTGAAAATGATCAACAAGCAATTAATGCAGCCTATCAAGTTGCTGACTTTGCATTGGTAGAACGAAATATTCGTGATCAACAACGTATTCTCCCTGTTGATGTGATTGATGATTTCAGTCACAAAGGCTTGGGAGGAATTCGCATCGCCAAAAAATATGGGGGTGCGGAAGTTTCCAATAAAACTTTGGTTCAGGTTTTTCGTATCTTATCCAAAGCAGATGCAAGTGTCGGGCAAATTCCACAAAATCAGTTTGGCTTATTGAATGCGATTGAACAAATTGCCACTGAACCACAAAAACAGTTTATTTATGGCGAAATACTCAAAGGAAAACGTTTAGCCAATGGTGGTCCTGAACGTCATAGCAAAGATACAACTGCGATCACAACACGATTAGACAAAATTGAAGATCAATATCTTTTAAATGGCGAAAAATTCTATTCTACGGGTTCTTATTTTGCAGATTACTTAGCCATTCGTGCCTTACATCCTGAGGGCTATACGGTTTTAACCATTATTGATGCCAAGGCAAAAGGTGTTGAAATTTTGAATGATTGGGATGGCTTTGGGCAACGTACCACAGCGAGTGGCACAGTTCGCTTAAATAATGTGGTGGTTCATCCTGACTTAATCATGAAAGAACATGTGCTCGCAGATTTATCTAAATATCGTGGTGCATATTCACAACTGATCCAAGTGGCGATTGATGTTGGAATCGCAGAAGCAGCCTTTGCCGAAACAATTTCTACGATTCATAAAGCACGCCCTATTGTCGATGCCAATGTCGAGAAAGCCAGTTTTGAAGCCTACACCCTACAGGAAGTCGGCAAACTGAATATTTTGCTTGATGCTTCTATTTTACTGTTGGATGAAGCGGCTGAATATCTTGATCAACTTGATTCTCAAGAGATTGTTACACCTGAAGAAGCCAGTAAAGCTTCGATCATTGTGGCTGAAGCCAAAGTCTATGCCAATGATGCTGCCCTGCATATTTCTGAAAAGCTGATTGAACTTGGTGGTAGCCGTTCAAGTTTGGAGACACACAATCTCGATCAACATTGGCGCAATGCCCGCGTGCATACCCTACATGACCCTGTGCGTTGGAAATTTTATGCCATTGGTAATTTTTACCTCAATGGTGTGCAAAACCAACGCCATGCTTGGATTTAA
- a CDS encoding glutathione S-transferase family protein → MRTLYQFPLSHYCEKARWLLDHKELDFIAQNVTPGVHRAFAQLKTGQNKLPILKDGEKYVAGTTQIALYLDDVYPEHRLIRGDATLREKILEIDGICNELGIHVRRWGLAHALAEGDESLEIIIGEKGYLRQFEKFSKPILKSLMSKRYQLDDERVEQSKYSLDMTIESLNQVLVENGCRYMVGDRLGLADIAVCSMLAPLLTLDSTPWEREQTEHKSVEFTAFCQHLLELPLGQYIKRIYATERHARVDWRGI, encoded by the coding sequence ATGCGCACGTTGTACCAATTCCCACTCTCTCATTATTGCGAAAAAGCACGTTGGTTGCTGGATCATAAGGAATTGGATTTTATTGCGCAAAATGTTACGCCAGGTGTACATCGCGCTTTTGCTCAACTAAAAACTGGGCAAAATAAATTACCGATTTTAAAAGATGGCGAAAAATATGTAGCTGGAACAACCCAAATTGCACTGTATTTAGATGATGTCTATCCAGAACATCGTTTGATTCGTGGCGATGCGACGCTACGTGAAAAGATCTTAGAAATAGATGGGATTTGTAATGAACTGGGGATTCATGTACGTCGTTGGGGCTTGGCACATGCACTGGCTGAAGGTGATGAATCACTTGAAATTATTATCGGTGAAAAAGGTTATTTACGTCAGTTTGAGAAGTTTTCCAAACCAATTCTAAAAAGTTTGATGTCAAAACGCTATCAGCTCGATGATGAGCGTGTGGAACAGTCTAAATATAGCCTCGATATGACGATTGAAAGCCTGAATCAAGTTTTAGTTGAAAATGGATGTCGTTATATGGTTGGAGATCGTTTAGGATTGGCTGATATTGCGGTATGTTCTATGCTTGCACCTTTACTGACGCTTGATTCAACGCCATGGGAAAGAGAACAGACAGAGCATAAGTCAGTTGAATTCACAGCGTTTTGCCAGCATTTACTGGAACTTCCTTTGGGACAATATATCAAACGAATTTATGCAACTGAACGTCATGCACGTGTGGATTGGCGCGGGATTTAA
- a CDS encoding bifunctional aconitate hydratase 2/2-methylisocitrate dehydratase, with the protein MLEAYRQHVAERAALGVPPKPLDDAQTAELVELLKNPPAGEEAFLVDLLENRVPAGVDQAAYVKAAFLTAVAKGEATSPLVSKERAVYLLGTMLGGYNVAPLVALLDDAALAELAAEALKKTLLVFDAFHDVADKAKAGNANAQAVMQSWADAEWFTSRKDVPEEIKLTVFKVTGETNTDDLSPAQDAWSRPDIPLHANAMLKNVRDGINPEVPGEVGPLNQIKDLVAKGNQVAYVGDVVGTGSSRKSATNSVLWFFGDDIPHIPNKKDGGYCLGSKIAPIFFNTMEDAGALPVEIDVQNMNMGDEIVLKIDHAAAKVTASKDGAVIAEAELKTPVLLDEVRAGGRINLIVGRGLTTKAREALGLPASTLFRAPVQPAATGKGFTQAQKMVGRACGLPEGQGVLPGTYCEPKMTTVGSQDTTGPMTRDELKDLACLGFSADLVMQSFCHTAAYPKPVDVQMQHSLPDFIMNRGGVSLRPGDGIIHSWLNRMLLPDTVGTGGDSHTRFPIGISFPAGSGLVAFAAATGVMPLDMPESILVKFKGKMQPGITLRDLVHAIPYVAIQQGDLTVEKKGKKNIFSGRILEIDLTEMETDLTVEQAFELSDASAERSAAGCSITLSEEKVAEYLKSNITMLKWMISEGYGDARTMARRVENMEKWLANPSLLKADADAEYTKVYEIDLATITEPVLCCPNDPDDAKLLSDVQGVKIDEVFVGSCMTNIGHFRAAGKLLDKVPGGSLSTRLWLAPPTRMDERQLMEEGFYNIYGKAGARTEMPGCSLCMGNQARVAPNTTCVSTSTRNFPNRLGQGANVYLASAELASVAAVLGKLPTPEEYQQYAAQIDSMSADIYQYLSFDKMETYTDASKEVDTKKIAAAQLS; encoded by the coding sequence GTGCTAGAAGCTTACCGCCAACACGTTGCAGAACGTGCCGCACTCGGAGTCCCACCGAAGCCACTTGATGATGCTCAAACTGCTGAACTAGTTGAATTATTAAAAAATCCACCAGCTGGCGAAGAAGCATTCTTAGTTGACTTGCTTGAAAATCGTGTTCCAGCAGGTGTTGACCAAGCTGCTTATGTAAAAGCTGCATTTTTAACAGCTGTTGCAAAAGGTGAAGCGACTTCTCCATTAGTTTCTAAAGAACGCGCGGTTTACTTACTAGGTACTATGCTTGGTGGTTATAACGTAGCGCCTTTAGTTGCTCTTCTTGATGATGCTGCGCTTGCTGAACTTGCTGCTGAAGCACTTAAGAAAACTCTTCTTGTATTTGATGCGTTCCATGACGTTGCTGACAAAGCAAAAGCGGGCAATGCAAATGCACAAGCAGTGATGCAATCTTGGGCTGATGCTGAATGGTTCACTAGCCGTAAAGATGTTCCAGAAGAAATCAAACTTACAGTTTTCAAAGTAACTGGCGAAACAAACACAGACGACTTGTCACCTGCACAAGACGCTTGGAGCCGTCCAGATATTCCATTACATGCAAATGCAATGTTGAAAAACGTACGTGACGGTATCAACCCAGAAGTTCCTGGTGAAGTTGGTCCACTTAACCAAATTAAAGATCTTGTTGCGAAAGGCAATCAAGTTGCTTACGTTGGTGACGTTGTTGGTACAGGTTCAAGCCGTAAATCAGCAACTAACTCTGTTCTTTGGTTCTTCGGTGATGACATTCCGCATATTCCGAACAAAAAAGACGGTGGTTACTGCTTAGGTTCTAAAATTGCGCCGATTTTCTTCAACACTATGGAAGATGCTGGTGCATTACCAGTTGAAATCGACGTTCAAAACATGAACATGGGCGACGAAATCGTTCTTAAAATTGATCACGCTGCTGCAAAAGTAACTGCATCTAAAGATGGTGCTGTGATTGCTGAAGCTGAACTTAAAACTCCAGTTCTTCTAGACGAAGTTCGTGCTGGTGGTCGTATCAACTTGATCGTTGGTCGTGGTTTGACAACTAAAGCGCGTGAAGCTTTAGGTCTTCCTGCTTCTACTTTATTCCGTGCACCAGTTCAACCTGCTGCAACTGGTAAAGGCTTCACTCAAGCTCAAAAAATGGTTGGTCGCGCTTGTGGTCTTCCTGAAGGTCAAGGTGTACTTCCAGGTACTTACTGTGAACCTAAAATGACGACTGTTGGTTCGCAAGATACAACTGGTCCGATGACTCGTGACGAATTGAAAGACTTAGCTTGCTTAGGCTTCTCTGCTGACTTAGTTATGCAATCTTTCTGTCATACAGCTGCGTATCCAAAACCAGTTGACGTTCAAATGCAACACTCGCTTCCTGATTTCATCATGAACCGTGGTGGTGTATCACTACGTCCAGGTGACGGTATTATCCACTCTTGGTTAAACCGTATGCTTCTTCCAGATACAGTTGGTACTGGTGGTGACTCACATACTCGTTTCCCAATCGGTATTTCATTCCCAGCAGGTTCTGGTCTTGTAGCGTTCGCTGCTGCAACTGGTGTTATGCCACTTGATATGCCTGAATCTATTCTTGTTAAGTTCAAGGGTAAAATGCAACCTGGTATCACTTTACGTGACCTTGTACATGCAATCCCTTATGTTGCGATCCAACAAGGTGACTTAACTGTAGAGAAGAAAGGTAAGAAAAACATCTTCTCTGGTCGTATCCTTGAGATCGACTTAACAGAAATGGAAACTGACTTAACTGTTGAGCAAGCATTCGAACTTTCTGATGCTTCTGCTGAACGTTCTGCTGCTGGTTGTTCTATCACTCTTTCTGAAGAGAAAGTTGCTGAATACCTTAAATCAAACATTACTATGTTGAAATGGATGATTTCTGAAGGTTATGGCGATGCGCGTACTATGGCTCGTCGTGTTGAGAACATGGAAAAATGGTTGGCGAATCCATCACTTCTTAAAGCTGATGCAGATGCTGAATACACTAAAGTGTATGAAATCGACCTTGCGACAATCACTGAGCCAGTTCTTTGCTGTCCAAACGATCCAGATGATGCGAAATTGTTATCTGACGTTCAAGGCGTGAAAATTGACGAAGTATTCGTTGGTTCTTGTATGACTAACATCGGTCACTTCCGTGCTGCTGGTAAATTACTTGATAAAGTACCTGGTGGTTCATTGTCTACTCGTTTATGGTTGGCTCCACCAACTCGTATGGACGAGCGTCAATTGATGGAAGAAGGTTTCTATAACATTTATGGTAAAGCTGGCGCGCGTACTGAAATGCCAGGTTGTTCATTATGTATGGGTAACCAAGCACGTGTAGCTCCGAACACGACTTGTGTGTCGACTTCTACTCGTAACTTCCCGAACCGTTTAGGTCAAGGTGCGAACGTTTACTTAGCTTCTGCTGAACTTGCTTCTGTTGCTGCTGTACTTGGTAAATTACCAACTCCAGAAGAATATCAACAGTATGCAGCTCAAATTGACAGCATGTCTGCTGACATCTATCAATACTTAAGCTTCGACAAAATGGAAACGTATACTGACGCTTCTAAAGAAGTTGATACTAAGAAAATTGCTGCTGCTCAATTGTCTTAA
- a CDS encoding LysR family transcriptional regulator translates to MFDPRLLRAFVSIVDAGSFTLAAERLHITQSTISQQLARLEDVVGKPLIDRQSRPLQLTASGEQLIRYARRILALQQEAQQILDDPTGTIPIRIGLPEDIMNSEMALILASFTEVNPNVHLEVTSGLSRELMENYRNGQFDIVIVKESAASADYRATFPEPLAWFESIDHGENWQNPLALVAFPQGGLYRDEMFEFLEREQQNWYIAFTGNSISNILVSVEAGLGLSLLPIATTKNYRVRQYTQFGSVNPISISIYAWDRNGLIDSLVERMTTVLQQRFNEFNCLNL, encoded by the coding sequence GCGCTTTTGTCAGCATTGTCGATGCAGGCAGTTTTACTTTGGCTGCTGAACGCCTGCACATAACCCAATCTACGATCAGTCAACAACTGGCGCGTCTTGAAGATGTTGTTGGAAAACCGTTAATTGATCGTCAATCTCGTCCCTTACAACTGACCGCATCAGGTGAACAGCTTATTCGTTATGCACGACGAATTTTGGCTCTACAGCAAGAAGCTCAACAAATTTTAGATGATCCTACAGGTACGATTCCTATTCGTATTGGTTTGCCTGAGGATATTATGAATAGTGAAATGGCGCTGATCTTAGCGAGTTTTACTGAAGTCAATCCGAATGTGCATCTTGAAGTTACATCAGGGCTAAGTCGTGAGTTAATGGAGAATTATCGTAATGGTCAGTTTGATATTGTGATTGTTAAGGAATCTGCTGCCAGTGCAGATTATCGTGCGACATTTCCAGAGCCTTTGGCATGGTTTGAAAGTATTGATCATGGCGAAAACTGGCAAAATCCCCTTGCCCTTGTGGCTTTTCCTCAAGGTGGATTGTATCGGGATGAGATGTTTGAGTTTTTGGAACGTGAACAGCAAAACTGGTACATTGCTTTTACTGGTAATAGTATCTCCAATATATTAGTTAGTGTTGAAGCAGGTTTAGGTTTATCTCTTTTACCTATTGCAACAACAAAGAATTATCGTGTCCGTCAATATACACAGTTTGGTTCTGTTAATCCCATCTCAATCTCGATTTATGCATGGGATCGTAACGGTTTGATTGACTCATTGGTTGAGCGTATGACGACTGTTTTACAACAAAGATTTAATGAGTTTAATTGCTTAAATCTATAA